The genome window CTGAAGGACCTGACGGTCCTGCGATGTCGCGGCTCCGCTCCCGGTCTCGGGATTCTGACCGACCTCTCGCCGATTTCGGGGCTCACCCTGAAAGAGCTTCACTGCCGCAACAATCCCGGTCTCCGGGACCTGTCTCCCGTCCGCCTCGACAGCCTGGAGTTCCTCGATGGGTCGTACACCAGCCTGGAAACACTTTCCGGGCTGACCGGGGCTCCGCTCCACACGCTCAAGATCATCGGAACGCCTGTTACGGACCTGGGGCCGGTCCGCAGGATGTCGAAGCTGAAGACGCTCGACTGCACGGACTGCCCCATTGCCGATTTCGAGCCTCTCGCGGCGACATCGGTTCGTGAACTTCGCGCAAATGTGCGGACCGAGCGCGATGCGGCGGCCCTCCGGAAGATCAAGTCGCTGGAGTATGTGAACCGCTTGCCAGCCAAAGAGTTCTGGAAGGGGTTTTCGGCGGGCAACGCTCCGTAGTCCGCCCCCGCCGGCGGGGGCGATTGTGAAGTCTCTGTAAATCCCCGCCGCGCCGTCCCAAATCTCACCGGGGAGCGCATTCATTCGGGGTGCGATTCGCTGTTGAAGCGGTCGCGGGACGCAGGCCGGAGGGCCCTTCACCCGCGAAGCCGCGGCAGCGAATCCGGCGCGAGATCCTCGCGCCTCGGAAAGCGATCGAGATCGATCGCCTTCCTGTTCGTCCCCGCCCCCGGAGATTCTGGTGAGAAGTCTACTGTCCCCTTGTGGTTCGCGGCCCGGCTCTCGGGGATTCACCCTTATTGAGCTGCTGGTCGTCATCGCCATCATTGCCGTACTGGTCGCGATCCTTCTTCCGGCCGTTCAGCAGGCCCGCGAGGCGGCGCGGCGCTCGCAGTGCAGCAACAACCTCAAGCAGATCGGCCTCGCCCTGCACAACTACGCGGAGGCCTTCGGCAGCTTTCCCCTCGGCGGAGCGGGAACGTCGACCGGTCCTATCACCACGCCGGGCGGGACCTGCGCCTGGACCGGGACCGATCCGATGCGGGCTCCCTGGACGGTGCTGATTCTTCCCCAGCTCGACGAATCGAACCGCTACAACAAGTTCGTGTTCGAGCAGAACTTCACCTGCTACAGCACCAACCGCCAGGGCTCCGCGGCGAACAACGCCCAGTGGCAGATCCCGCTCTCCAAGTACCGGTGTCCCTCGGACGACTTCTTTCCGCAGCAGCCGCTGACGAGCTACCGTGGCGTTGAGGGAGGGGGCGGCGTCCCCTGGTGCTCGTCGAGCTCCCGGCCGACCTCCCGCTTCTTCTTCAACAATGGCGTCCTCTACTACAACTCGGCCATCACGTTCCGCGACATCGCGGACGGGGTCTCGAACGTCCTTCTCGTCGGGGAATCGCCCTACCAGAACTGGTCGGACTCCGATCCCCGCTACAACGAAGGCTGGGCCTCCTCTGCCTTCACGATCAACACCACCGGTTTCCCGTCGGTCTCGACCGGCGTCCGCTTCCCGATGAACACCGGCGTCAACGGCAATGACTCGTCGGGGTGTTTCGGGAGCAGTCACACGGGCGGTGCGTTCTTTGTCCTGTGCGATGGCTCGGTGCAGTTCCTGAGCGAGAACATGAGCCTGGAGATCAGCCAGCAGCTCGGCGCACGGAACGACAAGGCTCCGCTGGGAGGACTCTTCCAGTGAGGATTTTCGTCCAGCGGCGATGGATGCCGAGGCTGGCCCTGTGCGGCGGCCTCGCGCTCGGTCTTTCCGGTTGCGGGTGGAGCGAGTCCGGGCCCCCCAGGCATGACATTCAAGGTCACGTGACCTATGCCGGGCAGCAGGTCCCGCGCGGGCTGATCCGGTTTACTCCGGACCACTCCAAGGGGAACAGCGGGCCGGGGGCCGTGGCAGACATCCACGACGGATTCTTCCGGACGAAGTCCGGCCGGGGGGTGATCGCCGGCCCGCATGTCGTCCTGATCTCCGGTTTCGACGGCGTAGCCCAGGCGGACTCCGCCCTTCCGGAAGGAGCCTCGCTGTTCAGTCCCTACACGACGACCTGGAACTTTGAGGACAAGACGGCTGTGGTCGAGATCGGGGTCCCGGTGAAGAAGACCCGCTGACCTCTTTCGACCGTGATCCTGGCCGAGGCGGTGCGGCTCAGCCGTTCGTCACGCCGACACGATCCAAGGACCTCGCGGCGCGCGACCAGGGGACATCCGGAAACGACGCCGGGTGAAAAAAGACCCGTGCCGCGAGGCCTTGGCCGAGGGAGGTTCTCAGCGCCCAGCAGGCCGCTTCGGCGAGCCAGCGGGAGCTGATCCGTCGCAGTCCCGTCCTCAGCCACAGCCGTGAGCGGAACTTTCGGCGGAACATTTTCCCTGAGTAGGCCGCGAGGGGCGCCGAGCTTCCCGCGCGGAGAGCCTCGTCGAGGACCTCGGTGGCGAACCCGGAGAGCCGCAGACACGGATCGAGGCCCCCTGCCGTGAGAGGCGACACTGCCCCGGCGGCATCCCCGACGAGGAGTCCGCGGGTATTCGCGATCTGCGGAAGAACGCCGCCAACCGGGATCCGTCCACCGCGGCGCTCGACTCGCTCCTCGATCGCAATTCCAAGTTTGGTCCGGACGACCTCGGTCCACCGTGCGAGCGCCGCGGGGGGCGCGAACCGCTCGGCATACCCGCCGACGCCGACGTGGATCTCTTCTCCGTCGTGCACCGCCCAGGCGATATAGCCGGGGGCGAGCTCCGGATCGATCAGGCAATGCATCCGCGGCGGGCCGCCGTTGGACGTGTCGCGGTAAACGTCCTCCAGGCCGACGATCCACTCCGTGTTGCGGCTCAGCCCGAGATGCTCCGCAACGCGGGAGACCGCCCCGTCCGCGCCGACGACGAAACGCGCCGTTGCCTCCCAGCTTTGCTTGCCCGTCCGTAGTCGAAGCGTGTTCGCTCCGCCCGCCTCGCAGATCGATTCGAGATGCGTCTCGAGGGCAATCTCCACCCCAGCGGCCCGGCACTCTTCGAGCCATGCCGTGTAGAGGCGTCCCATACGGCCGACGCGGAACTCGGCGTGCGGGCTCTCCAGATCGAGCCGCCGGAGGCCAGGCGAATAGAGTGAAACGTGACGGATCGCCGGGCCCAGCGAATCGGCCGGGAACGAAAAGTCCTCGAGCGTCCGCCGCACGAAGATCCCGGTCGTGTGGATCCCCGCTTGGAGCGTCTCCTTCCTGTCGATCAGAAGGACGCGGCGTCCCTGCCGCCCGAGGGCCAGAGCCAGGTTCAGCCCGGCCAGTCCGGCTCCAACAACCGCGCAGTCGAACTCGGCCATAACTCGCTCCTTTCGCAAAGACTTTGTGGTGCAGAGTATTTTCCGACAGCGAAACGTTCGGCGGATCAACGGGTGCGGTCAGGCGGGCGAGAAGCCTTTTCGGCCGCGGGGGACGGCCGCCGAGAGGGCGGCGTCGCGGACGACCTGTTCGAGCACTTCCAGGTACTTGAGGAACTCGGCCCGGCCGGTCGCCGTCAGGCGGACGAGCGTCTGCTGGTTCCGGCCCGCGCCGCGCTTCCAGAGTTCGATCAGCCCCGCCTCTTCAAGCACCTTGAGATGCCGGCCCAGGTTGCCGTCGGTCAACCGGCACTGCTCTTTCAACTCGACGAACGTCACGCCGTCCGGCGACGCCGCCAGCGACGTCATCAGTCCCAGCCGGGCCCGTTCGTGGATCACCCGATCGAGGCCGTCGTAGGCATAACGTCCCCCGCTCGAACCGTCGTCGGGAGTCTCGGAAAGGTGTTTCTCAGACGGCATGGCGGCGCTCCAGGGAGAAATAGAGCACGCCGGCCGCCAGCGACTGGCCGACGCCGAAGGTGATCGCCATCGTCCAGCCCGCCAGCGCCTGGCTGTCACGAGCCCACGTCAGGACGAAAAGTCCGGCGACGACATAGTACGCGCCGATCCACCAGGTCCCGCGCGGCAGGAAGCTCGCGGAGGCAAAGATCCCCTGGGCAAACAGGAGAGCCCAGATCGCGGGGAGCGTCCACCCGACATCCGGGGCCTTCAGGGTGATGACCGCCGTCGCCAGTCCCCCGGTCAGGAGGGAGGGAGCCAGGGCCCGCAAGGCGGTCAGCGTCCTCGCCCCTTCGCGTCCGGTTGGATCGCGGAGCCAGCGGGCCAGGAGGTCGACGGC of Planctomyces sp. SH-PL14 contains these proteins:
- a CDS encoding NAD(P)/FAD-dependent oxidoreductase produces the protein MAEFDCAVVGAGLAGLNLALALGRQGRRVLLIDRKETLQAGIHTTGIFVRRTLEDFSFPADSLGPAIRHVSLYSPGLRRLDLESPHAEFRVGRMGRLYTAWLEECRAAGVEIALETHLESICEAGGANTLRLRTGKQSWEATARFVVGADGAVSRVAEHLGLSRNTEWIVGLEDVYRDTSNGGPPRMHCLIDPELAPGYIAWAVHDGEEIHVGVGGYAERFAPPAALARWTEVVRTKLGIAIEERVERRGGRIPVGGVLPQIANTRGLLVGDAAGAVSPLTAGGLDPCLRLSGFATEVLDEALRAGSSAPLAAYSGKMFRRKFRSRLWLRTGLRRISSRWLAEAACWALRTSLGQGLAARVFFHPASFPDVPWSRAARSLDRVGVTNG
- a CDS encoding transcriptional regulator; protein product: MPSEKHLSETPDDGSSGGRYAYDGLDRVIHERARLGLMTSLAASPDGVTFVELKEQCRLTDGNLGRHLKVLEEAGLIELWKRGAGRNQQTLVRLTATGRAEFLKYLEVLEQVVRDAALSAAVPRGRKGFSPA
- a CDS encoding DUF1559 domain-containing protein, with amino-acid sequence MRSLLSPCGSRPGSRGFTLIELLVVIAIIAVLVAILLPAVQQAREAARRSQCSNNLKQIGLALHNYAEAFGSFPLGGAGTSTGPITTPGGTCAWTGTDPMRAPWTVLILPQLDESNRYNKFVFEQNFTCYSTNRQGSAANNAQWQIPLSKYRCPSDDFFPQQPLTSYRGVEGGGGVPWCSSSSRPTSRFFFNNGVLYYNSAITFRDIADGVSNVLLVGESPYQNWSDSDPRYNEGWASSAFTINTTGFPSVSTGVRFPMNTGVNGNDSSGCFGSSHTGGAFFVLCDGSVQFLSENMSLEISQQLGARNDKAPLGGLFQ